The window TTTTGCAAGCATGGTATTGGTTATTATAATTTCTGGTTCAAATTGTTTTAcattttgtatttgaaaatttagaTGTATTTTCTTGTCTATGCATGCGAATTTCTGCCATGAATTCCATTGCATTGTTTGAAACTCTGATTTttctattaatcaaattattctcTATGTTAGTAAATTAAGCACTGATTGAGTTGCCAGCATACAATTTAGGAAATGTTTTGACCTACGAGAAGACAATGTGAGGGACTACCTTAACTATTCTTTTTGAAAGAAGAATATAATAACTAAAATGAGATATCTGGTACTAAAATGATACTAATACCAATTTATAAGTGTCAGTGACAATTTTGATTGATTTATCTTGAATTTCATGGTTCAACGTAAGCGAACATTCCATTCTGCATTAGGAGTTGTAGTTGTATGTAGCATATCTGCATATGAAAGTAACATCAGCAGCTTAGGGATATCTGAATCTGGAGATGATTATGTATCATTTCTGGTTAATAATTGATATGATAACAAACACACCTAACCTAGGATTTGTGGGATTTGGTTATAAGATGGCCTGGATAAATAGTAATAGTAGGTATTCATCTCAAACCATAGGACCCCactttccaattcttttttttttttttttttttttttcactttactTGGAAACAGTCATATTGTCTTAGTATGTTTTACCTATTCATTGACTGAATGTTTGATTTTTTGTGCTTttgcttgaaaaattaaaaaaaaaaaaaaaaaaaactaacctaGTCTATCATGTACTCCCTAATGCCTATTccgttttttcctctttttttccttctcttttcttttcttttttttttaaaatgaaaatatcGATCTCAACTTTCTTATGTGATGGTGTGTGAATATGTAACTTTGTTATGTTCTGATGTGTAACTCCATAAGATATAAGCATAACTTATTTTTCTATGAAATGTGTGTGCTTAAAGCTTGttatatagaaaagaataagCTTCCACGCTAATTAATCAGATACAGTTTCTCATTTTGCATATTTACCGGGAAAAGGTGTTTTGCTACCAAGTCACCAGACACTAACCTTTGCATCATGAAGAAAGATCTCCTGACTTTGAATCTCACTTTCATTTCCCTTGATTGGATCTGCTCTTAGCCACAGCCTCAGCCTCAGCTTGCCCACAGATCTGTTTATCAAAAGCATCTAATGGTAAAGACATCCAAGAGTTTTGTTGAAGCACTACAATACATTCTCTCTTGTTGGAAAACGTGCAAACATTGTGAAGCTTGTTTCCCTGTCTGGTATTGTGAAGTAATGCGAACCCGGATAAAACAAGGGTGCAAGAGAAAGAAGTGGCTATGCACAAGTTCAACTCAAAAGTTATGCAGATTTCATATAATCCATGTCACCCCTTCAGGCTTATACCATTTCTTCATTGTATCTACACCAGCACAACATCTCATCAATCCATTTACCATTCGAATCAGCTTCTTAATGGGTTGTCAAAATCTGGTCGAGTGGATGATGCCCGGAAATTGTTCGACAAAATGCTCCAGAGGGATGAGTATACTTGGAACACCATGATTTCCATTTATGTTAATGTGGGAAGATTGGCTGAGGCAAGAGATATTTTTTACCGGTTTTCAGGAAGAAGTTCCATCGCATGGTCCTCCCTCATATCTGGGTATTGCAGATTTGGGTATGAAAGTGAAGCTTTTGATTTGTTTAGGTGTATGAGGttggagggtcagaatccaagcCAATACACTCTGGGAAGTCTTCTGAGGGCGTGTTCAGCATTGGGTTGGATCAAAAGTGGAACATTGATTCATGGGTATGTGATAAAGAACGGATTTAAATCCAATGTGTATGTTGTTACTGGACTTGTTGACATGTACGCCAAGTGCAAATACATTTCAGAAGCTGAGTTTCTCTTCAAGGGGTTGTCCTTTGACAAGGGAAATCATGTACTGTGGACTACCATGGTCACTGGTTATGCTCAAAATGGTGATGGCTTTAAGGCAATTGAGTTTTTTCGGTACATGCGTAGGGAAGGGGTTGACTCCAATCAGTTCACTTTTCCTAGCATAGTGACAGCATGTTCAGCAGTTTCAGCTCATTGTTTTGGGGAACAAGTGCATGGTTGCATTATACGGAGTGGTTTTGGATGCAATGTATACGTTCAAAGTGCATTGGTTGATATGTATGCAAAATGCGGAGAATTTAATAGTGCAAAAAGAGTGTTGGAAACTATGGAGGAGGATGATGTTGTTTCATGGAACTCTATGATAGTTGGCTGTGCAAGACACGGGTTTGAAGACGAAGTTCTAGTCTTGTTTCAAAAGATGCATGCAAGGAACATGAAAATTGATGAATATACATTCCCATCTGTCCTGAACTGTTGCGTAATAGGACTTATAGATTCGAAATCTGTTCATTGCTTAATAATCAAGACAGGGTTTGAGAATTATAAACCTGTTAGCAATGCTCTTGTTGACATGTACGCCAAAACTGGGAAGCTAAGTTGTGCATTTTCAGTATTTGGAAGGATGCTTGAGAAGGATGTTATCTCATGGACCTCTCTTGTCAC is drawn from Arachis hypogaea cultivar Tifrunner chromosome 12, arahy.Tifrunner.gnm2.J5K5, whole genome shotgun sequence and contains these coding sequences:
- the LOC112728244 gene encoding pentatricopeptide repeat-containing protein At2g03880, mitochondrial, with the translated sequence MHKFNSKVMQISYNPCHPFRLIPFLHCIYTSTTSHQSIYHSNQLLNGLSKSGRVDDARKLFDKMLQRDEYTWNTMISIYVNVGRLAEARDIFYRFSGRSSIAWSSLISGYCRFGYESEAFDLFRCMRLEGQNPSQYTLGSLLRACSALGWIKSGTLIHGYVIKNGFKSNVYVVTGLVDMYAKCKYISEAEFLFKGLSFDKGNHVLWTTMVTGYAQNGDGFKAIEFFRYMRREGVDSNQFTFPSIVTACSAVSAHCFGEQVHGCIIRSGFGCNVYVQSALVDMYAKCGEFNSAKRVLETMEEDDVVSWNSMIVGCARHGFEDEVLVLFQKMHARNMKIDEYTFPSVLNCCVIGLIDSKSVHCLIIKTGFENYKPVSNALVDMYAKTGKLSCAFSVFGRMLEKDVISWTSLVTGYAQNGLHEESLKTFCDMRIAGVGPDQFIFASILSVCAELTVLEFGKQVHADFIKSGLKSSLSVDNSLVTMYAKCGCLDHADTIFISMQVQDVITWTALIVGYAQNGKGRESLRIYDAMVSCGTKPDYITFIGLLFACSHAGLMEDGHIYFQQMNKVYGIKPGPEHYACMIDLFGRSGKLDKARDLLDKMDVEPDATVWKALLAACRVHGNLELGERAATNLFHLEPKNAMPYVMLSNMYSAAHKWDEVAKVRKLMKSKGIVKEPGCSWIEINGTVHTFISEDRGHPRVAEIYSKLDGVITRIKEAGYVPDMTFSLHDMDREGKEASLAYHSEKLAVAFGILASSPGVPIRIFKNLRVCGDCHSAMKYISKVLNHHIILRDSNCFHHFKGGECSCGDYW